In one Arachis duranensis cultivar V14167 chromosome 9, aradu.V14167.gnm2.J7QH, whole genome shotgun sequence genomic region, the following are encoded:
- the LOC107464364 gene encoding neutral ceramidase-like, with protein MGGWPLSPLLIGCVCFLQLQLSIVFSNHEYLIGVGSYDMTGPAADVNMMGYANLEQKTSGIHFRLRARTFIVADASNNNNRFVFVNLDAGMASQLLTIKVLQVLHSRYGNLYNEENVAISGTHTHAGPGGYLQYVIYSVTSLGFVKQSFDAIANAILQTIIQAHNNLKPASIFINTGEVKGGGINRSPSAYLENPAEERARYDSNVDREMSLLKFVDEASGKSIGSFNWYATHGTSMSRDNKLISGDNKGVASRLFEDFFSSPSTITSTLPPGINTYIVADIGQLVKKARGIKASGGHECSKERSKEAKVRKNDGSLFVAAFCQSNVGDVTPNVVGAFCIDTGKPCDFNHSSCNGNDQLCVGRGPGYPDEILSTKMIGERQFITAWKLFESASEELRGKIDYRHVYVNFTNIQVKLENKKVVKTCPAALGPGFAAGTTDGPGAFGFQQGDTKINPFWKHLRDLLKKPSKHQVRCQSPKPVLLSTGEMFDPYPWAPAILPIQILRLGKLIILSVPGEFTTMSGRRLREAVKETLISNGNGEFDQDTHVVIAGLTNTYSQYIATFEEYHQQRYEAASTLYGPHTLSAYIQEFHKLARAMAKGEKIAAKGPSPPDLSSQQLSLLLGPFEESPPKGIKLGDTKQDIALPKRGYFSKGDRPSATFWSANPRHDLLTEGTFAAVEMLQGKKWLTIHDDDDLSLFFKWKLDNSSLHGLATIEWEIPNHAISGVYRLRHFGASKTSGTSRISYFTGTSHAFAVK; from the exons ATGGGCGGCTGGCCTTTGTCACCCCTACTTATAGGTTGCGTTTGTTTTCTGCAACTGCAATTGAGTATTGTATTTAGTAATCA TGAGTACTTAATTGGAGTTGGGAGTTATGACATGACTGGTCCTGCTGCAGATGTGAACATGATGGGTTATGCAAATTTGGAACAAAAAACTTCTGGAATTCATTTCAGGCTAAGAGCAAGAACTTTCATTGTGGCTGATGcctctaataataataacaggTTTGTGTTTGTCAATCTTGATGCTGGAATGGCTTCTCAGCTTCTTACTATTAAGGTTCTTCAGGTCCTCCATTCAAG GTATGGAAATTTGTACAATGAAGAAAATGTAGCAATAAGTGGGACACATACACATGCTGGACCTGGTGGCTATCTACAGTATGTGATTTACTCTGTCACTTCTCTGGGTTTTGTCAAACAATCCTTTGATGCCATCGCTAACGCAATTCTACAAACCATTATTCAAGCTCACAACAATCTCAAACCCGCTTCCATTTTTATCAACACAG GAGAGGTAAAAGGAGGTGGTATAAACAGAAGTCCAAGTGCATATCTGGAAAACCCTGCAGAAGAGAGAGCAAGATACGATTCCAATGTAGACAGAGAAATGAGCCTTTTGAAGTTTGTGGATGAAGCAAGTGGCAAAAGCATTGGATCATTTAATTGGTATGCAACTCATGGAACCTCAATGAGCAGAGACAACAAGCTTATTAGTGGAGATAACAAGGGTGTTGCTTCTAGACTCTTCGAagatttcttttcttcacccTCTACCATCACTTCTACTCTTCCACCaggtataaatacatatattgt GGCAGACATTGGACAACTAGTGAAGAAAGCAAGAGGAATAAAAGCGAGCGGAGGGCATGAATGCAGCaaagaaagaagcaaagaagcgaAGGTGAGGAAGAACGATGGATCGTTGTTCGTGGCGGCGTTTTGCCAATCAAATGTTGGAGACGTGACTCCAAATGTTGTTGGAGCGTTTTGCATTGACACCGGAAAACCTTGTGACTTCAACCACTCTTCTTGCAATGGCAATGACCAGCTATGTGTGGGCCGAGGACCCGG ATACCCAGATGAAATATTAAGCACAAAGATGATAGGTGAGAGACAATTCATAACTGCTTGGAAGTTGTTTGAGTCTGCTTCAGAAGAATTAAGAGGAAAGATTGATTATCGCCATGTTTATGTCAACTTCACAAACATTCAAGTTAAATTGGAAAACAAGAAGGTAGTTAAAACTTGCCCTGCAGCCCTTGGTCCTGGTTTTGCTGCAGGCACTACTGATGGACCTGGTGCTTTCGGCTTTCAACAAGGTGATACAAAG ATTAATCCTTTCTGGAAGCATTTGAGGGATTTGTTGAAAAAACCAAGTAAGCATCAAGTGAGATGCCAAAGCCCAAAGCCTGTTTTGTTAAGCACTGGAGAAATGTTTGATCCGTATCCTTGGGCG CCAGCAATTCTTCCAATCCAGATATTGAGGCTGGGGAAATTGATTATTCTTTCAGTACCAGGAG AGTTCACAACAATGTCTGGAAGAAGGCTAAGGGAAGCAGTGAAGGAGACATTAATATCTAATGGAAATGGAGAATTCGACCAGGACACACACGTTGTTATTGCAGGACTAACCAATACTTACTCGCAATACATTGCAACTTTTGAAGAATACCATCAACAACGATACGAG GCTGCTTCAACTCTCTATGGTCCTCACACATTATCTGCATATATCCAAGAATTCCATAAGCTAGCGCGAGCAATGGCTAAAGGGGAGAAAATCGCCGCAAAAGGCCCTTCGCCACCGGATCTTTCATCACAACAACTAAGCCTCTTACTTGGTCCTTTTGAGGAGTCACCTCCAAAAGGCATCAAGCTCGGCgacacaaaacaagacataGCCCTTCCAAAAAGAGGCTACTTCTCCAAGGGAGATAGGCCGAGCGCCACGTTCTGGAGCGCCAACCCAAGACACGACCTTCTAACAGAAGGTACATTTGCCGCGGTGGAGATGCTTCAAGGGAAAAAGTGGCTTACcattcatgatgatgatgatctaAGCTTGTTTTTCAAGTGGAAATTAGACAATAGTTCCTTGCATGGCTTAGCCACCATAGAATGGGAAATACCAAATCATGCTATTTCTGGAGTATACAGACTAAGGCACTTCGGAGCATCAAAGACCTCCGGCACCTCCCGAATCAGTTACTTTACCGGCACATCACATGCATTTGCAGTGAAGTAG